Proteins encoded within one genomic window of Companilactobacillus sp.:
- a CDS encoding GTP pyrophosphokinase, with the protein MSDIKWNEFLIPYTQAVDELKLKFRNARKEFLEKNNHSPIEFVTGRVKTVPSIKEKMKRRYISEDLLEQDMQDIAGIRIQCQFVEDIYDVAKLLHQREDMRVIEERDYIANSKSSGYRSYHVVVEYPIQLATGQKKILAEIQIRTLAMNFWSTIEHSLNYKYKGDFPEEINERLKRAAEASFLLDEEMSKIREEIQDAQQYFTDNKRDSNNTTRSTKK; encoded by the coding sequence ATGTCAGATATTAAATGGAATGAATTTTTAATTCCGTACACACAAGCAGTTGATGAACTCAAACTCAAATTTAGAAATGCTAGAAAAGAATTTTTGGAAAAGAACAATCATTCTCCAATCGAATTCGTTACTGGTCGAGTTAAGACTGTTCCAAGCATTAAAGAGAAGATGAAACGTCGATATATTTCTGAAGATTTATTGGAACAAGATATGCAAGATATTGCAGGTATTAGGATCCAGTGCCAATTTGTTGAAGATATTTATGACGTAGCCAAACTATTACATCAAAGAGAAGATATGCGAGTGATCGAAGAACGTGACTACATTGCCAATAGTAAATCTAGTGGTTACCGTTCCTACCACGTGGTAGTTGAATATCCAATTCAACTAGCGACTGGCCAAAAGAAAATTTTAGCTGAAATTCAAATTAGAACTTTAGCTATGAATTTCTGGTCCACCATCGAACATTCACTAAACTACAAATATAAGGGCGATTTCCCTGAAGAAATCAACGAACGATTGAAGCGTGCCGCCGAAGCTTCATTTTTATTGGATGAAGAAATGTCGAAGATTCGTGAAGAAATTCAGGATGCCCAGCAATACTTTACAGATAATAAGCGCGATTCAAATAACACGACGAGGTCGACGAAGAAATGA
- a CDS encoding DUF4091 domain-containing protein, which produces MEISFVSPTVRQEGYRQMVNEESLNVFTLKNEKFGLQVSLTLDEDTWVNLNDDQSLPFKGLVKRCRLALDGDFLNGKLYFEDLVNDDDNISKRDLISTKTAQLLKKGTHFLWADLQFATPGKQNLTLKQFENINYDPEKLVQTANQEIEVSNVPTADNQSFYLDLWQHLSSLARYYQVPLWSDEHFELIENYLEPLKEADQKVCDLVLTDFPWAGQGCFAEDTNPSSLYEYNIVEVYQTDGKISCDFSHLDRYLALAEKYQMDDEIDLFGLVGNWSAKDFGNPINDYRDPLRIRYYDVDQKRFAFIESKAQVKEYLELVFKHLQELGIWDKVLVMADEPSDLKVMEGYQAVLQSCSELPINYKLAILHDRVVKEQDHVLKNYSLISSIICDNIHQPDSIVTKSLPNLTWYTCCFPKNLNQFIHSPLMESRLVGPLTYLFNMKGFLRWNYCLWTTDPFSDVTYKDWKWAAGDMFFVYPGKNGKPEYSLRFKQLIYGIQDFNFFKYCETKLGRAAVIETVQKLTGKIDDVSYNKQDDTINLKYHDDYNILSQIKKELVNKIKNDSL; this is translated from the coding sequence GTGGAAATATCATTTGTTTCACCAACAGTAAGACAAGAAGGATATCGTCAAATGGTCAACGAAGAATCCTTAAATGTTTTTACTTTGAAAAATGAGAAGTTTGGACTGCAAGTCAGTTTAACTTTGGACGAAGACACTTGGGTAAATTTAAATGATGATCAGTCATTGCCATTCAAAGGATTAGTAAAAAGATGTCGTCTAGCACTTGATGGTGATTTCTTGAATGGAAAACTTTATTTTGAAGATTTGGTCAATGATGATGACAATATTTCCAAAAGAGATTTGATCAGTACAAAAACAGCTCAATTATTGAAAAAGGGGACTCATTTTCTGTGGGCAGATCTGCAATTTGCCACTCCTGGGAAACAGAACTTAACCTTAAAACAATTTGAAAATATTAATTATGATCCAGAAAAATTAGTACAAACTGCCAATCAAGAAATTGAAGTATCAAATGTTCCAACTGCAGATAATCAGAGCTTTTATTTGGATTTATGGCAGCACTTGAGTAGTTTAGCTAGATATTATCAGGTGCCACTGTGGTCTGATGAACATTTTGAATTAATTGAAAATTATCTTGAACCACTTAAAGAGGCTGATCAAAAGGTCTGTGATTTGGTTTTGACAGATTTCCCATGGGCCGGACAAGGATGTTTTGCAGAAGATACTAATCCCAGCAGTCTTTATGAATACAACATTGTTGAAGTTTATCAAACTGACGGAAAAATAAGCTGTGATTTTTCACATCTAGATCGTTATTTAGCGTTGGCTGAGAAGTATCAAATGGATGATGAAATTGACTTATTTGGATTGGTGGGCAACTGGTCTGCCAAAGATTTTGGCAACCCAATAAATGATTACCGCGACCCATTGCGGATTCGTTATTATGACGTTGATCAAAAGCGCTTTGCCTTTATTGAAAGTAAAGCCCAGGTCAAAGAGTATTTAGAATTAGTTTTTAAACACCTTCAAGAACTTGGTATTTGGGACAAAGTACTGGTAATGGCAGATGAACCCAGCGATTTAAAGGTTATGGAGGGATATCAGGCTGTTCTTCAAAGCTGTAGCGAATTGCCGATCAATTATAAATTAGCCATCTTACATGATCGAGTCGTCAAAGAACAGGATCACGTGCTAAAAAATTATTCGTTGATCAGTTCAATTATTTGCGACAATATTCATCAACCGGATTCAATTGTGACGAAATCACTTCCAAATCTTACCTGGTATACTTGCTGCTTCCCCAAAAATTTAAATCAGTTTATCCACAGTCCCTTAATGGAATCCAGACTAGTAGGGCCATTGACGTATTTATTCAACATGAAGGGCTTTTTACGTTGGAATTATTGCTTATGGACCACAGATCCATTTTCTGACGTGACCTATAAAGATTGGAAATGGGCCGCAGGGGACATGTTTTTCGTTTACCCAGGGAAGAATGGCAAGCCTGAATATAGTTTAAGATTTAAACAATTGATTTACGGAATTCAGGATTTTAATTTCTTCAAATATTGTGAAACAAAACTCGGACGAGCTGCTGTAATCGAAACTGTGCAGAAATTAACTGGTAAAATTGATGACGTTAGTTATAACAAGCAGGATGACACGATAAATCTTAAATATCATGACGACTATAATATTCTTTCTCAGATCAAGAAAGAACTGGTCAATAAGATCAAAAACGATTCACTTTAA
- a CDS encoding ABC transporter ATP-binding protein produces MTTIELKNISKSYDNKNYIFKNLNLEIDSGEFLSLVGPSGCGKTTLLRIISGLEDINEGTILFDGKDVKSIEPKDRDISMVFQDYALYPHMNVFKNIGINLILKKIPKNELNQRVHDISKMLGIDNLLDRYPRELSGGQMQRVALARAMIRQPEIFLMDEPLSNLDAKLRNQARAEIMELYLKLKKTFVYVTHDQKEAMSMSTKVVLMNDGQIMQMGEPEQLYEDPQNIFTACFIGNVQMNFFNTDDDSKFIREYLDPEINGSITVGIRPEDIKLASGDDWKIELVENLGSEKIITLFHPKFEVRMTVQTTKEFSSKIGETLNLIFPKDRLYYFDSETEKRIEHAK; encoded by the coding sequence ATGACCACTATTGAATTAAAAAATATCAGCAAATCGTATGACAATAAAAACTATATTTTCAAAAACTTAAATTTGGAAATAGATTCTGGGGAGTTTCTAAGTTTAGTTGGGCCCTCTGGTTGCGGCAAAACAACCTTGCTACGAATCATATCTGGTCTTGAAGACATCAATGAAGGAACCATCTTATTTGATGGCAAGGATGTAAAGTCAATCGAACCAAAAGATCGTGACATATCGATGGTTTTTCAAGACTATGCACTTTACCCACACATGAACGTATTCAAAAACATTGGTATCAACCTAATCCTGAAAAAAATTCCAAAGAACGAATTAAATCAACGAGTCCATGACATTTCAAAAATGCTAGGGATCGATAATTTGCTTGATCGATACCCTCGTGAACTATCTGGTGGTCAAATGCAGCGGGTTGCTTTAGCTCGAGCCATGATCAGACAACCAGAAATATTTTTAATGGATGAGCCATTGTCCAATCTTGACGCAAAATTGCGTAATCAAGCCCGAGCAGAAATAATGGAATTGTATTTAAAATTAAAAAAGACATTTGTCTACGTCACTCACGACCAAAAAGAAGCCATGAGTATGTCCACAAAGGTCGTTTTAATGAACGATGGACAGATTATGCAAATGGGCGAGCCTGAACAATTGTACGAGGACCCGCAAAATATTTTCACAGCATGTTTCATTGGCAATGTCCAAATGAATTTCTTTAATACTGATGACGATTCAAAATTTATCCGCGAATATTTAGATCCAGAAATCAATGGCTCGATTACTGTAGGAATCCGTCCCGAAGATATTAAATTGGCTTCTGGCGATGACTGGAAAATTGAACTAGTTGAAAACTTAGGTAGTGAAAAAATCATTACTCTATTTCATCCAAAATTTGAAGTACGCATGACAGTTCAGACCACTAAAGAATTCTCTTCAAAAATCGGCGAAACTTTGAACTTGATTTTTCCAAAGGACAGATTGTATTATTTCGATTCTGAAACCGAAAAGAGAATTGAACATGCAAAATAA
- a CDS encoding SDR family NAD(P)-dependent oxidoreductase has translation MTFPELQDKIVFVTGAHQGIGEAVANTFINEGSIVIEADLAFENKDLVKVTDHLYQIHVDVANEESVQRVATDLHEAGLIPNVLAHVAGISTMDYLVDSKTSDFDKTIAVNTRGTYLIAKNIVNLMLMNNQPGKVIFMASQAGKNGYRAMAAYSASKHAVLGLTKTLAIEVAGKHINVNAVCPGIIETAMKHRERKDGAKIRGLEPDDIEKEDNSQVPLGRTGRPQDVANVVLFLASPLSDYMTGQAINVTGGMTMN, from the coding sequence ATGACATTTCCAGAATTGCAGGACAAAATTGTTTTCGTAACCGGAGCTCATCAAGGTATTGGCGAAGCAGTTGCTAATACCTTTATCAATGAAGGGTCGATCGTGATTGAAGCTGACTTAGCCTTTGAAAATAAAGACCTCGTCAAAGTGACCGATCATTTGTATCAGATCCACGTTGATGTTGCTAATGAGGAATCAGTGCAGCGTGTCGCAACAGATTTGCACGAAGCCGGATTGATTCCTAATGTTTTGGCACATGTGGCTGGTATCTCAACTATGGACTACTTAGTCGATAGCAAGACCAGCGACTTCGATAAAACCATTGCAGTAAATACTCGCGGAACTTATTTGATTGCTAAAAACATCGTCAATTTGATGTTGATGAATAATCAACCAGGTAAAGTAATTTTTATGGCTTCTCAAGCTGGTAAAAATGGTTATCGGGCAATGGCAGCATATTCAGCTTCAAAGCATGCTGTTTTAGGATTGACGAAAACTTTGGCAATCGAAGTTGCTGGCAAGCACATTAATGTTAATGCGGTTTGTCCAGGTATTATCGAAACTGCCATGAAGCATCGTGAGAGAAAAGATGGTGCTAAGATCAGAGGGCTTGAACCTGACGATATTGAAAAAGAAGACAATAGCCAAGTCCCATTAGGGAGAACTGGTAGGCCTCAAGATGTTGCAAATGTGGTATTATTTCTTGCTAGTCCGTTATCGGATTACATGACCGGTCAAGCAATCAATGTGACCGGCGGAATGACGATGAATTAG
- a CDS encoding DsbA family protein, with translation MWEVFLYINPLCSYCLKVERSIIDFTRKNNIDTQYHFVTTFNMATITDYMLMKGFKPADLEKRNEVTENIYEAALLYKAAACQGNKKARNFLMNIQNEVNVLDKPFNEETIKLAVDKSGLDFKAIITEKNSEAVKKAVKKDQELTCEMKIEKAPTVVVFDDDNPQQPGLMINRFGSDTSEDTINDNLTAMLERTIPQPDENIQSGYGHQSRIINIENFRR, from the coding sequence ATGTGGGAAGTTTTTTTGTATATTAATCCCTTATGTTCGTACTGCTTGAAAGTCGAGCGTTCAATTATCGACTTCACTAGAAAAAATAATATCGATACGCAGTACCACTTCGTGACTACCTTCAATATGGCTACCATCACTGATTATATGTTGATGAAAGGTTTTAAACCAGCCGACTTAGAGAAAAGAAACGAAGTTACGGAAAATATTTACGAAGCAGCCCTGCTATATAAGGCTGCCGCCTGTCAGGGGAATAAAAAGGCAAGAAATTTCTTAATGAATATCCAAAATGAAGTCAACGTCTTGGATAAACCATTTAACGAGGAAACGATCAAACTAGCCGTTGATAAAAGCGGTCTAGATTTCAAGGCAATCATTACGGAAAAGAACAGCGAAGCTGTCAAAAAAGCCGTCAAGAAAGATCAAGAATTGACTTGTGAAATGAAAATTGAAAAAGCCCCAACTGTCGTTGTCTTCGATGACGACAACCCGCAACAACCAGGACTAATGATCAATCGATTTGGAAGCGATACTTCAGAAGATACGATCAATGATAACTTGACCGCAATGCTTGAAAGAACCATACCCCAACCAGACGAAAACATTCAAAGTGGATATGGACATCAGAGCAGGATCATTAATATAGAGAACTTCAGAAGATAA
- a CDS encoding NAD kinase, with translation MKFWVNNNGKQESVEAADTIRRELIEHDFELDQNSPALVISVGGDGTLISTFHSYINQLDKVKFVALHTGHLGFYSDWTDDEIEELIQRIVEHGSDIPSTTYPLVEVDIEAKDGSTQHGIAINEATVRRLSALTLKTRVDIDSEYFESFRGDGLCFATPTGSTAYSKGIGGALIHPKVNVFQMVEMASINNRVYRTISSPLIIPENQVVHLYPQDAEDYVINFDGTVVELKNTECIKIQLSKQRAQFAQYRHRHFWTRVETAFLGQNDE, from the coding sequence ATGAAATTCTGGGTAAATAATAATGGAAAACAAGAATCAGTCGAAGCGGCTGATACGATTCGCCGCGAACTGATCGAACATGATTTTGAGTTAGATCAAAACAGTCCGGCACTAGTGATCAGTGTCGGAGGGGATGGTACTCTGATCAGTACTTTTCACTCATACATCAATCAATTGGATAAAGTAAAGTTTGTCGCATTGCACACTGGTCATCTTGGTTTTTATTCTGACTGGACTGATGACGAAATTGAAGAGTTGATTCAACGGATCGTTGAACATGGTTCGGATATTCCATCGACGACTTATCCATTGGTCGAGGTGGATATTGAAGCAAAAGATGGCTCGACGCAGCACGGAATCGCCATCAATGAAGCTACTGTTCGTAGATTGTCTGCCTTAACTTTGAAGACACGGGTCGATATTGACAGCGAATATTTTGAGAGCTTTCGTGGCGATGGCCTCTGTTTTGCTACTCCAACTGGATCAACGGCCTATTCAAAAGGTATTGGTGGCGCCTTGATCCATCCGAAAGTAAATGTTTTTCAAATGGTCGAGATGGCTTCGATCAACAATCGAGTTTATCGGACAATCTCATCGCCTTTGATCATTCCGGAAAATCAAGTCGTTCATTTGTATCCTCAAGATGCTGAAGATTACGTCATCAACTTTGACGGTACTGTGGTCGAATTAAAGAATACAGAATGCATCAAGATTCAATTAAGCAAGCAACGTGCTCAATTTGCTCAATATCGTCACCGCCATTTCTGGACTCGTGTGGAAACGGCATTCTTAGGTCAAAATGACGAGTAG
- a CDS encoding GNAT family N-acetyltransferase, which translates to MAVFVKELHGDLPTEIHDEEKCRYLVIYNKNHLCIGGARLLKLDANTMRIQRVAIAKPYRGNGIGHKLLSELEQACFRSKCQRIEIVARYTAQDFYASLGYQPENSDTFIRSGVPHQLFYKELN; encoded by the coding sequence ATTGCAGTTTTCGTCAAGGAATTACATGGTGACTTACCAACAGAAATTCATGATGAAGAAAAATGTCGATACCTAGTAATTTACAACAAGAATCACCTTTGCATCGGCGGAGCGAGACTATTAAAACTCGATGCTAATACGATGCGTATCCAACGAGTTGCCATTGCAAAGCCATATCGTGGAAATGGGATCGGTCACAAATTGCTTTCTGAGCTTGAACAAGCATGTTTTAGATCAAAGTGTCAAAGAATAGAAATAGTTGCCCGATACACTGCCCAAGATTTTTATGCGTCACTTGGCTATCAGCCAGAAAATAGTGATACATTTATCCGCAGCGGAGTTCCTCACCAATTATTTTATAAAGAACTAAACTGA
- a CDS encoding competence protein CoiA, whose amino-acid sequence MYAALNEKQQLINAIQCKNEGKYFCPRCQMPVKLTINEGTPFFRHENTHFNETNERDIHKHGKDILVKGLSKAYGRPIKSEVFLSKLEQRPDIMVNKQTVIEYQCAKIDLRKLSQRVMSYYHAGIDNYWILGGDYLDDKLTKQHLKFINHKPEWGFYILMLDSIKQKFTLFYEIRFVGPFNKIAYRKKSFNSCNLRYLLNFKPKFTSLKTSNSRSFMPTGSKS is encoded by the coding sequence ATGTATGCTGCATTAAATGAAAAACAGCAATTGATCAATGCAATACAATGTAAAAATGAAGGTAAATATTTTTGTCCAAGGTGTCAAATGCCAGTTAAATTGACCATCAATGAAGGTACGCCATTTTTTCGACATGAAAATACCCATTTTAACGAAACTAATGAGCGCGATATTCATAAACACGGAAAAGATATCTTGGTCAAAGGATTGTCGAAAGCCTACGGTCGGCCAATCAAATCTGAAGTGTTTTTAAGCAAACTCGAACAGCGACCGGATATTATGGTCAATAAACAAACCGTGATCGAATACCAGTGCGCCAAAATTGATCTCCGAAAATTATCTCAACGAGTCATGAGTTATTACCATGCTGGAATCGACAATTACTGGATCTTGGGTGGAGATTATTTAGACGATAAGTTGACTAAACAGCATTTGAAATTTATCAACCATAAGCCGGAATGGGGCTTTTATATTTTAATGCTAGACTCGATCAAACAGAAATTCACGTTGTTTTATGAAATCAGATTTGTCGGACCATTTAATAAAATCGCTTATCGCAAAAAGAGTTTTAATAGTTGCAATTTGCGCTATCTGTTAAACTTTAAGCCAAAATTTACTAGCTTAAAAACATCAAATTCACGGAGTTTCATGCCAACAGGATCCAAAAGTTGA
- a CDS encoding S-ribosylhomocysteine lyase yields MAKVESFTLDHTKVKAPYVRLITEEHGEKGDVISNYDLRLVQPNENAIPTAGLHTIEHLLAGLLRDRLTGVIDCSPFGCRTGFHLITWGEHSTTEVAEALKGALDDIANKIEWKDVQGTDKYSCGNYRDHSLFSAKEWSKKILEEGISNDPYERHVI; encoded by the coding sequence ATGGCAAAAGTTGAAAGTTTTACATTGGATCATACAAAGGTTAAGGCACCTTATGTACGTTTGATCACTGAAGAACATGGTGAAAAAGGCGACGTTATTTCAAACTACGATTTACGTCTAGTTCAACCTAACGAAAATGCTATTCCTACCGCAGGATTACACACAATCGAACATTTGTTAGCAGGACTATTAAGAGACCGTCTAACAGGCGTTATCGACTGTTCACCATTCGGCTGTCGTACAGGTTTCCACTTGATCACATGGGGCGAACACTCCACTACAGAAGTTGCTGAAGCTTTGAAGGGTGCACTTGACGATATTGCAAACAAGATCGAATGGAAAGACGTTCAAGGAACAGACAAGTATAGCTGTGGTAACTATCGTGACCACTCATTATTCTCAGCTAAAGAATGGTCAAAGAAGATTCTTGAAGAAGGAATCAGCAACGATCCTTACGAACGCCACGTGATCTAA
- a CDS encoding RluA family pseudouridine synthase: MTSRRYLKYRVTETDKKVIRKFLVHKKFSSSQLHNLKNKGGLIFVNHRQRHFNYQMKTGDEILIVMSVETPSDLIKPMPGQVDVIYEDKYFLVINKPPGIASLPAKALTSKTMANIVKYYLEQNGENGTIHLVTRLDRDTSGLMVFAKNSYAHSMLDQILHSDHFQKYYLAIIYGHMEPESGLIDLPIGIDQSAFYLRTIDHDNGKPSKTIYKTVERFSRGSLLKLKLLTGRTHQIRVHLKASGHPIFGDYMYTNQEEPLINRQALHCAELKIVHPVTGELLDLQAPLPEDMTRLCQTLRG; encoded by the coding sequence ATGACGAGTAGACGCTATTTAAAATATCGAGTTACTGAGACCGATAAGAAAGTTATTCGCAAATTTTTAGTCCACAAGAAGTTTTCTTCAAGCCAGCTCCACAACTTGAAAAATAAAGGTGGACTAATTTTTGTTAATCATCGCCAACGACATTTTAACTATCAAATGAAAACTGGGGACGAGATCTTGATCGTCATGAGTGTCGAGACACCGTCAGACTTGATTAAGCCCATGCCGGGACAAGTTGATGTGATTTATGAGGATAAGTATTTTTTGGTGATCAATAAACCACCAGGGATCGCATCTTTGCCTGCAAAGGCATTAACTAGCAAGACCATGGCGAATATCGTAAAATATTATTTGGAGCAAAATGGTGAGAACGGGACGATCCATTTAGTGACGAGATTGGATCGCGATACTTCCGGATTAATGGTTTTTGCCAAGAATTCATATGCCCATTCGATGCTTGATCAGATCTTGCATTCGGACCATTTTCAAAAATATTATTTAGCAATTATTTACGGGCATATGGAGCCAGAATCAGGCTTGATCGACTTACCGATTGGGATCGATCAATCCGCTTTTTACTTGCGGACCATTGACCATGATAACGGAAAACCATCTAAAACGATTTACAAAACTGTTGAGCGTTTTTCGCGTGGTAGTTTATTGAAATTGAAGTTATTGACTGGTCGGACGCATCAAATCAGAGTCCATCTTAAAGCGAGCGGCCATCCAATTTTTGGGGATTATATGTACACTAATCAAGAAGAGCCTTTGATCAATCGTCAAGCTCTTCACTGTGCTGAATTAAAGATAGTGCATCCAGTGACCGGAGAACTATTGGACTTGCAGGCACCACTGCCAGAAGACATGACGAGACTTTGCCAGACACTTAGGGGGTGA
- the mgtE gene encoding magnesium transporter, with amino-acid sequence MEEAEKRLHEKFHVLNTFLDHDDIVKFRKTYLDMHFYDQSTFYLGLKKEDRMKLYKILSPNEMGDMFDTIEDDLPEIPEFLAEMNVKYASQMLNYMYDDNAADVLEHLDKSEIDAFLNEMPKTDANNLRGLLHYDTETAGGIMTTDFVKFSQDLTCSEAIKELRRVAGDAETIYYLYILDDNKDLVGVMSLRDLILASASTKLSEVMNVDVVAVNVDDEQEKVAQVFRDYELLAVPVVDHSNKLVGIITVDDVIEVIDDEAQQDYSGLAGVDVDESINDNPFQAATKRLPWLITLLLLSMFTATLVNHYEGLLAEASILAVFISTITGTAGNAGTQSLAVAVRRLATEEIDRRDFFKLLGKELLTGLMTGIVTGVSIFVIVGLWKHNFVLGLVIGVAMCAAITVANVAGSFIPMLMSRLGFDPAVASGPFISTLSDLTSVLIYFSIAGMFLQYFVGK; translated from the coding sequence ATGGAAGAAGCAGAGAAGAGACTGCATGAGAAATTTCATGTACTAAATACTTTTCTTGACCATGATGACATCGTTAAATTCCGTAAAACGTATTTGGATATGCATTTTTATGACCAAAGTACGTTTTATTTAGGGTTAAAAAAAGAAGATCGGATGAAGCTTTACAAGATCCTATCGCCAAATGAGATGGGCGATATGTTCGATACCATCGAGGATGATCTGCCAGAGATCCCTGAATTTTTAGCGGAGATGAATGTCAAATATGCATCACAAATGTTGAACTACATGTACGACGATAATGCAGCCGACGTGTTGGAACATTTGGATAAAAGCGAGATCGACGCATTTTTAAATGAAATGCCAAAGACTGATGCTAATAATTTACGTGGATTATTGCATTACGACACTGAGACCGCCGGTGGTATTATGACCACTGACTTCGTTAAGTTCAGTCAAGATCTCACTTGTAGCGAAGCTATCAAGGAATTACGTCGGGTAGCTGGAGACGCTGAAACGATTTACTACTTATATATTTTAGATGACAATAAAGACCTTGTCGGCGTTATGTCTTTGCGTGATTTGATCTTGGCTTCTGCCTCGACCAAATTGAGCGAAGTCATGAATGTCGACGTCGTCGCAGTAAATGTTGACGACGAACAAGAAAAAGTCGCTCAAGTCTTTAGAGATTACGAACTACTGGCTGTACCAGTAGTTGATCACTCAAATAAATTAGTCGGTATCATCACGGTTGATGATGTTATTGAAGTTATTGATGACGAAGCCCAACAAGACTATTCAGGACTTGCTGGTGTTGACGTTGATGAATCGATCAATGACAATCCATTTCAAGCAGCCACCAAACGTTTGCCTTGGTTGATCACCTTGCTGCTGCTGAGTATGTTTACTGCAACTTTAGTGAATCACTATGAAGGATTGCTAGCTGAAGCTAGTATTTTAGCGGTATTTATTTCAACTATTACTGGTACTGCCGGTAATGCCGGTACCCAAAGTTTGGCCGTTGCCGTCAGACGTTTAGCAACCGAAGAAATCGACCGTCGCGACTTTTTCAAGTTGCTCGGTAAGGAGTTGCTGACAGGTTTAATGACCGGTATCGTTACTGGAGTATCGATCTTTGTGATTGTAGGATTATGGAAGCACAATTTCGTTCTAGGCCTAGTTATTGGTGTAGCGATGTGTGCTGCCATCACCGTCGCCAACGTTGCTGGTAGTTTTATCCCAATGCTGATGTCTCGACTAGGATTTGATCCGGCCGTGGCCAGTGGACCATTTATTTCCACACTGAGCGATTTGACCAGTGTGCTGATCTACTTCAGTATCGCAGGGATGTTTTTGCAATATTTTGTTGGAAAATGA